One window of the Petroclostridium xylanilyticum genome contains the following:
- a CDS encoding N-acetylmuramoyl-L-alanine amidase, with protein MKLFTKYMTRNDCYTAGRKITPKGIMVHSTAVPGVMAADWFSLWNKSYKAGEINRQVCVHAFVDDKEVWQYLPWDHRGWHAGGAANNTHIGFEICEPAGFSYKSGSVMVGYDAAKQEDYFRKAWQNAVELCVMLCREYGLDENDIICHCEGYKLGIASNHADVMHWFPKHGESMDTFRKAVKKALENNTDNNTDIGIGDLVEFKDSAKNYSPGSVAIPLWVKNDYYHRVTQTLYGGKPVVKGGKECVLLGKKVKKSGGQEIAGINTWVAKENLVIVNSIPDNKSNRTYTVQKGDNLWRIAEKELGRGTRYPEIKKLNGLTSDTIYPGQVLKLPE; from the coding sequence ATGAAGCTTTTTACCAAATACATGACGCGAAACGATTGCTATACGGCCGGTCGGAAAATCACGCCTAAAGGAATCATGGTACATTCGACGGCTGTGCCGGGCGTAATGGCGGCCGACTGGTTTTCCCTCTGGAATAAGTCTTACAAAGCCGGTGAAATAAACAGGCAGGTCTGTGTTCACGCCTTTGTAGACGATAAAGAGGTTTGGCAATACCTGCCTTGGGATCATCGCGGGTGGCATGCAGGAGGCGCAGCCAACAATACCCATATTGGCTTTGAAATCTGTGAGCCTGCCGGGTTTTCGTATAAATCCGGCTCGGTAATGGTGGGTTATGATGCAGCAAAGCAGGAAGATTATTTCCGCAAAGCATGGCAGAATGCGGTTGAACTCTGTGTTATGCTCTGCAGGGAGTACGGTCTTGATGAGAATGATATCATCTGCCACTGCGAAGGGTATAAGCTGGGTATTGCCAGCAACCATGCTGATGTGATGCACTGGTTCCCCAAACATGGGGAGAGTATGGACACCTTCCGCAAAGCAGTGAAAAAAGCACTGGAGAACAACACAGATAACAATACGGATATTGGAATTGGCGACCTGGTGGAGTTTAAGGACAGCGCAAAAAACTACTCCCCCGGCAGTGTGGCAATTCCATTGTGGGTCAAAAATGACTATTACCACAGGGTTACGCAGACTTTATATGGAGGAAAGCCGGTTGTAAAAGGCGGCAAAGAATGTGTTTTGCTTGGCAAAAAGGTTAAGAAATCTGGCGGTCAAGAAATTGCAGGCATAAATACTTGGGTAGCAAAAGAAAACCTTGTAATTGTAAACAGCATTCCTGATAACAAGAGCAATAGAACCTATACAGTGCAAAAAGGCGACAACTTATGGAGAATAGCGGAAAAAGAACTCGGCAGAGGAACAAGATACCCGGAGATTAAGAAACTTAATGGCCTGACTTCAGATACTATTTATCCTGGACAAGTTTTGAAATTGCCGGAATAA
- a CDS encoding phage holin family protein gives MKTVWNWVQAVFTTIGGFLGWFLGGLDGFLYALIAFVAIDYLTGVMCAIADRKLSSEVGAKGIFKKVLIFVLVGVGHIIDSQVLGNGGAIRTAVIFFYLSNEGISILENAAHIGLPIPEKLKNALEQLHGRSNEEDEKK, from the coding sequence ATGAAAACGGTATGGAACTGGGTACAAGCGGTTTTTACTACTATCGGCGGTTTCCTTGGCTGGTTTCTTGGCGGGCTGGATGGATTTCTGTATGCGCTGATCGCCTTTGTGGCTATCGACTACCTGACCGGCGTGATGTGCGCGATTGCGGACAGGAAGCTTTCAAGTGAAGTCGGGGCCAAGGGCATCTTCAAGAAAGTGCTCATTTTTGTGTTGGTGGGTGTGGGACATATTATTGACAGTCAAGTTCTCGGTAACGGCGGGGCAATCCGGACGGCGGTGATTTTCTTTTACCTAAGCAACGAGGGTATTTCAATTCTTGAGAATGCAGCACATATAGGACTGCCCATTCCTGAAAAGCTGAAGAACGCATTGGAACAACTACATGGCCGCTCAAATGAGGAGGATGAAAAGAAATGA
- a CDS encoding recombinase family protein — protein MGKVTRIDGNNALQAFKPKVRVAAYCRVSTDSDEQMASLEAQKSHYESHIKANPDWEFAGIYYDEGISGTKKENRTGLLRLLADCENKRIDFIITKSVSRFARNTTDCIEMVRKLTDLGVFIYFEKENINTQRMEGELVLTILSSLAENESLSIAENSKWSIRRRFQNGTYKISYPPYGYDYADGKLFINKEQAEIVKRIFSEALAGKGTQKIADGLNLDKILTKRGSHWTATTIRGILSNEKYTGDVILQKTYTDENFKRHYNRGEKDQYMIKDHHEAIISHEEFEAAQEILKQRGKEKGVIKGSSKYQKRYPFSGKIKCAECGSSFKRRIHGSGDRKYIAWCCTKHIKDASSCSMKFIREDTIHQAFVVMINKLIFGHKFILRPLLQSLKKTNYSDNIAKIQELETKIKENTERVQVIMGLMAKGYLEPALFNTQKNELSKEAALLKEQKEAINRAINGSQTILVEVEKLLKFTSKAEKQIDAFDSEIFEDFIEEIIVFSQEEIGLKMKCGLNLRERLVRC, from the coding sequence GTGGGAAAGGTAACGAGGATTGATGGGAACAATGCTCTTCAAGCTTTCAAGCCAAAGGTGAGGGTAGCGGCTTATTGCAGGGTTTCAACCGACAGTGATGAACAAATGGCAAGCCTGGAAGCACAAAAGAGCCATTATGAATCCCATATAAAAGCAAATCCTGATTGGGAATTTGCAGGGATTTATTATGATGAAGGCATTTCAGGCACAAAAAAGGAAAACCGAACTGGACTTTTAAGACTGCTTGCAGATTGTGAAAACAAGAGGATTGACTTTATTATAACCAAGTCAGTCAGCAGATTTGCCAGAAACACAACCGACTGCATTGAAATGGTGCGAAAACTTACCGATCTCGGTGTTTTCATCTATTTCGAGAAAGAGAATATAAATACGCAGCGCATGGAAGGCGAATTAGTGCTGACAATTCTGAGCAGCCTTGCGGAAAACGAATCCCTATCCATTGCTGAGAATAGTAAATGGTCTATCAGGCGCAGGTTTCAAAACGGAACATACAAGATTTCATATCCTCCCTATGGCTACGATTATGCGGATGGAAAGCTATTTATCAATAAAGAACAAGCTGAAATTGTAAAGCGAATTTTTTCTGAGGCTTTGGCTGGTAAAGGCACACAGAAAATTGCAGATGGATTAAATTTAGATAAAATCCTCACAAAGAGAGGTTCACATTGGACAGCGACCACTATCCGTGGCATTTTAAGCAATGAAAAATATACTGGGGATGTCATTTTGCAAAAGACCTATACAGATGAAAATTTTAAGCGGCATTATAATCGTGGGGAAAAAGATCAATACATGATAAAAGATCATCATGAAGCCATTATATCCCATGAGGAATTTGAAGCCGCCCAAGAGATATTAAAGCAAAGAGGAAAAGAAAAAGGTGTAATCAAGGGAAGCAGCAAGTATCAAAAACGCTACCCTTTCTCTGGGAAAATCAAATGCGCAGAATGTGGCAGCAGTTTTAAGCGTCGAATTCATGGAAGTGGTGACCGTAAATATATTGCTTGGTGCTGCACAAAGCATATAAAGGACGCTTCGTCTTGTTCAATGAAGTTTATTAGGGAGGATACGATCCATCAGGCCTTTGTTGTGATGATCAATAAGCTTATTTTCGGTCATAAGTTCATTCTAAGACCATTGCTACAAAGCTTAAAGAAAACAAATTACTCAGATAATATAGCGAAGATTCAGGAGTTGGAAACTAAAATCAAAGAAAATACAGAGCGGGTTCAGGTTATTATGGGACTTATGGCCAAAGGATATCTGGAACCCGCTCTTTTTAATACACAAAAAAACGAGTTGAGCAAGGAAGCAGCCTTATTAAAAGAACAAAAAGAAGCCATAAACCGCGCAATCAATGGGAGTCAGACTATCCTTGTTGAGGTTGAGAAGCTTCTTAAATTTACATCGAAGGCTGAAAAGCAGATTGATGCATTTGACAGCGAAATATTTGAGGACTTTATTGAAGAAATCATTGTGTTTTCACAGGAGGAAATAGGTTTAAAAATGAAATGCGGGTTGAACCTTAGGGAAAGGTTGGTGAGATGTTGA
- a CDS encoding SHOCT domain-containing protein encodes MIEAANHISYSPQDINHTKITQEELQREVDYWRAYKILQRMLKAGLISEEEFNKIDKLNRKTFSPMYAQLMA; translated from the coding sequence ATGATTGAGGCGGCTAATCATATATCATATAGCCCGCAGGACATTAACCATACAAAGATAACACAGGAAGAACTTCAAAGAGAGGTTGATTACTGGCGGGCATACAAAATTCTGCAGAGGATGCTTAAAGCAGGACTGATTTCAGAGGAAGAATTCAACAAAATCGACAAGTTGAACCGCAAAACTTTCTCGCCAATGTATGCACAGCTTATGGCTTAA
- a CDS encoding glycosyl hydrolase family 18 protein has product MRDFLKGKRCMVWSFMGNARMYEALRDYGDRFDTVGIFTFEVDATGTITETGTSISSMLPYIQKWPHIKWLLTIMNHGIASIFSALRNNENGAKDKFLNEIIRIMDKYPWCAGVDIDLERGGGYENKDAANALFRDIYNTVKYYDSTKLVNICLPGMTGVQGSVGGENWCVYADLNDYCDTAAIMSYGMAWAGSAPGPVSPRDWLEGIYDYAVSVMSPDKIFMGLPAYGWNWRIHDTPENLGITYRGVSNTYYAAKYWMTGVYNFTGDAPPQPFIPIVAYWDDYNKVPWALPHVYDYMEGWDAVSWEYPLLKGVYNRRRYLTSYGKEQKAEFGTIYIDRNGVPDEYEGNVIITDEMASLGDDQASAEYRFEITEAGYYDIAVQLCFPYWDKNAIIVSLDGNSKTFSENRLWWPYWRRVCWLTLAKGVFLQEGTHAVSISGGVPGVQFYGFRVCSGFSEYPFAGEASFMLSPRRFKDVNGVMVEPDRGFKLTFEMLRRKPDSALIWYEDFRDRNILPENYWTVLNGEWDVWQDPGSTESRRYSQLEGYGKLVWKYDGFSDIHIRARLAFPQNSSGRAGVFLGDIFCCLNYDTQRVELYQGTSLLGSYSTSFSKTADADLRANPNMYTIEMRKRGNKVRVYSGAASSLCFTVNVNGGSGYAGYCSDNRTVCELLRLGDAWVYEPYERFDVELPDGTITSFGRLARTGVTWDDEFQVFSVNSDVEEPDTRSEEISLDYDFFHSQLLALSCGNDYEVKIIPKDINIWISRLFLGDADGFSILYYQDVDSLVYWANEAAYRWKLRGIAIWSLGQEDMRLWEALPKQI; this is encoded by the coding sequence GTGAGGGATTTCTTAAAAGGTAAGCGGTGCATGGTGTGGAGTTTTATGGGAAATGCCCGAATGTATGAGGCACTTAGAGATTACGGCGACCGCTTTGATACGGTGGGCATTTTTACTTTTGAGGTTGACGCAACAGGCACAATCACTGAAACCGGTACCAGCATCAGCAGCATGCTTCCGTATATTCAGAAATGGCCGCATATTAAATGGCTGCTCACTATTATGAATCATGGAATAGCCAGTATTTTTAGTGCTCTTCGCAACAACGAAAACGGTGCAAAGGATAAGTTTCTTAATGAGATTATCCGAATAATGGACAAATATCCATGGTGTGCAGGGGTAGATATTGACCTGGAGCGCGGAGGCGGTTATGAAAACAAGGATGCGGCGAATGCACTATTTAGGGATATATACAATACAGTTAAGTATTATGATTCAACAAAGCTTGTAAACATCTGCCTGCCGGGCATGACCGGTGTTCAAGGCTCGGTGGGCGGTGAAAACTGGTGTGTTTATGCCGATCTTAACGACTATTGCGATACTGCCGCCATCATGAGTTACGGCATGGCATGGGCGGGTTCTGCTCCCGGCCCGGTATCTCCTCGTGACTGGCTTGAGGGCATATATGATTATGCTGTCTCCGTTATGTCACCGGACAAGATATTCATGGGGTTACCCGCTTATGGCTGGAACTGGAGGATCCATGATACACCTGAAAACCTCGGAATAACCTATCGAGGAGTGTCTAATACCTACTATGCGGCAAAATACTGGATGACTGGGGTTTACAATTTCACAGGCGATGCACCGCCCCAGCCGTTTATTCCAATTGTGGCTTACTGGGATGACTATAACAAAGTACCTTGGGCTCTTCCTCATGTATATGACTATATGGAAGGATGGGATGCTGTATCCTGGGAATATCCGCTGCTAAAAGGGGTTTATAACAGGCGAAGATATTTGACAAGTTATGGCAAGGAGCAGAAAGCGGAGTTCGGAACCATTTATATTGACAGGAACGGAGTTCCGGATGAATATGAAGGAAATGTCATTATTACTGATGAGATGGCCTCACTTGGAGATGACCAGGCGTCAGCAGAGTACCGTTTCGAGATAACAGAAGCGGGATATTACGATATTGCAGTACAGCTTTGCTTTCCTTACTGGGACAAAAATGCGATTATCGTTTCCCTTGATGGTAACTCAAAGACTTTCAGTGAGAACCGTTTATGGTGGCCATACTGGAGAAGAGTTTGCTGGTTGACACTTGCAAAAGGTGTATTTCTTCAAGAGGGAACGCATGCTGTCAGCATAAGTGGTGGTGTACCGGGAGTCCAGTTTTACGGTTTTAGAGTTTGCAGTGGATTTTCAGAATATCCCTTTGCCGGTGAAGCCAGCTTTATGCTCTCTCCTCGTCGGTTCAAGGATGTAAATGGTGTGATGGTTGAGCCGGATCGAGGGTTTAAACTGACATTTGAAATGTTGCGAAGAAAACCCGATTCGGCGCTTATTTGGTATGAGGATTTTCGGGACAGGAACATCCTGCCTGAAAACTACTGGACTGTGCTGAATGGTGAATGGGATGTTTGGCAGGACCCAGGCAGCACAGAAAGTCGCCGATATTCCCAGCTCGAGGGATATGGCAAACTTGTATGGAAATATGACGGGTTTTCCGATATTCATATCCGGGCAAGGCTGGCTTTCCCTCAAAATAGCAGTGGACGGGCTGGGGTGTTCCTTGGGGATATTTTCTGCTGCTTAAATTATGACACACAAAGAGTCGAGCTTTATCAAGGCACTTCCTTGCTTGGCAGCTACTCTACCAGTTTCTCAAAAACTGCAGATGCCGATCTTCGTGCTAATCCGAATATGTATACTATAGAGATGCGAAAACGCGGCAATAAGGTAAGAGTATATTCCGGTGCAGCTTCAAGCTTGTGCTTCACAGTGAATGTAAACGGTGGTAGTGGTTATGCAGGGTATTGTTCGGACAACAGGACGGTATGTGAGCTGCTGCGGCTGGGCGATGCGTGGGTATATGAACCATATGAGCGTTTTGATGTGGAACTTCCAGATGGCACTATAACCAGCTTTGGCAGGCTTGCTCGCACTGGTGTCACGTGGGATGATGAATTTCAGGTGTTTTCAGTAAATAGCGATGTGGAGGAACCGGATACCCGGAGTGAGGAGATTTCGCTGGACTATGATTTCTTCCACTCGCAGCTTTTGGCGCTTTCCTGCGGCAATGACTATGAAGTAAAAATTATACCGAAAGACATCAATATCTGGATATCCCGTCTTTTCCTCGGAGATGCAGACGGTTTTTCTATTCTGTATTATCAGGATGTGGATAGCCTTGTTTACTGGGCAAACGAAGCGGCTTATCGCTGGAAGCTGCGAGGCATAGCCATCTGGTCGCTTGGGCAGGAGGATATGCGGCTGTGGGAGGCGCTTCCGAAACAAATATAG